GAAGAAATGGAAAAGTTGGCGTCTTCGCTCAAAAAGGTTCGTTTGGGTAATGGTAACGACATATGGGTTTGAAGTGGGGGAAAACACACTGTTTTGTTGATTGGATGAAAGCAACGAAGATTGCAATAATAGATTCGTCTTCAAGGGTTCCAAATGGGTATGTAACAAAGAAGTGTAATATCTTTATGTGAAGGCCGGTTGGAAATGAATCGGATTCTGACTACTACAACTCCTACTGCTAGGTTGTGTTGTGACTAGAGGGATGAAACCGTGGACCACCTGATATGTGCTTGGGGGGACTGCAAGGAAGGTGCTCAAATGAATACTCTTTGTGACTTGTTAGGCCACATGGAACGcgaaaattaaacaagaaaaactttGACAAGGTAAAGACGTGTACTCATTAGGTCTTCTAAAAAGTTAAGAGTGATTGTTTTTTCTGGTATAGTAATAAAGCTAAAAGTTGTTCAATTAATTAGTTGACAGGATTAgtttaattttcaagttgaaataagtttttttttaattgtaattttGCTACCACTCATTATTTGTATAAGTTGGTGTTTTTGTGAATTAAAGTTAcctttaaagaaaaacaaaaaaataaacaaactagcTAGTTCGTACAAATTACGTAGGTCGGTTACCTTTTTATCAAAAAGATCAATTACATGAACAAACAAGAAATTAACAAATACTAAATTTTAGGATATATCTTATTATATTGAGAGTAATGACAGCATATATTAAAGTTGTATTTAGCGACATATATGTCCTCTCTTTCCTACGAGTTCTCCATCTATACTAAACCTTATCAACTTAATTAAAGTAATCAAcacattaaaaagttaaaaaaaaaaagttacaaagtaataataaagttaaaataaagtaattgTGCCGATAAAAAGGCGTCTTGTTAAATGTCAAATAAGAATCTTACACGCGGCATATCCAGCTGATAAATTCCACTTTGGACTTTTTCTCATTATTCCCAATCAAATCTCACGACCAGCTCCCTCTGTTTGCTTAGTCCGACTTCCattcaaaaacacacacatcgcGTGTTTTTAGTGCGTgttacttgtatatatatctatacatacacaCTTACATATATACACTCCACACTCCAATTTTTTCTTCACAATTTGTCACCTACTCCCATTTTTCAACCTCTTTCATCACCATGCCACTAACTTTGTaaccataaaacaaaaaaaactccCATTAAAACCAATATATGAATCAAATTCTTTCCATCATTAAATCATAGCATACAATActtttatatatcttattacATATAGCCATGTCTAATATTGACCCTAATTGgcctttttcttgaaaaaaacaataaaattcaATTCAAATTTGATCAATTTCAACTCTACTCTAATCTTTATTTCAAGATTCTTGAAACCCACTTCTAAAAACTCATTTTCTGATCTGGgtattcaatttcttgaaaaaagATATGAAATTTAGAGGATTTTTGATCAAAAACAGGGTAAGCTCACTTTTCCGGCGAGTTTACCGACGAAGCAACTCATTTCCGGCGGCCTACAAACGATTAGACCAATCACCAACGTCCATATCCAAGTTTCTAAAGTGGGGTTGCAAGATAAAGACAAAAGCAATAGCCATGTGTTCAAAAACGCCTAATTTGCAAGGAAGAAACCCGGTTCTTGAAAGACTATCGTCGCAGCCGCGTGCGGCGGTTCCGAAAGGGAAGATGGCGGTTTACGTCGGTCAGAAAGATGGAGATTTTAAAAGGGTATTGGTACCGGTGATATATATAAACCATCCTTTGTTTGGACAGTTGTTAAAGGAAGCTGAGGAAGAGTATGGGCATGATCATGCAGGAGGGATTACGATACCGTGTCGGTTTTCGGATTTTGAGAATGTTAAGACTCGGATTGCAGCTGTTTGTGGTTGCCGGAAAATGTTGACGTGGAAACGTCGTTGATTATGATGATAAATAATTACGGTAGGGTTATATTAGCTAGGGGAGTTTAATTTTTCTAGTTTTTGAGGGTATTTTTTAGGTTAAATTTTGATAATAAGTAAGTTAAATGTACAGTTTATTTTGGATTCATTTGTCTAATTTATGGCATAGATTTTTTATATGGTATATTTTTGCTTCTatagttgattttttttcttactttcaCATTCATTTGTTGGGGATCCGAACTTATGGTGTCATAAGCACtactataaaattaaaaaatttgaaaaggaAATACGAGCATCAGCTTTGTGTATTTAGCTTTGCGAGTATTCCAAGCAAAGGTTTTTATGATTAGGAAATCATCCGTTTTGAAGTTTTCGATTAATTAAGCAATTCtgtcttttaaaatttattaaaattttattaaaagatggtgatatttatatcattatttttgatGGATCCATTACCATTATGCGTTAGTGTTTTATACAGTTAGTTGTATAAACTGTATAGCGTGGTACACATTGGCGAGtcaaatataatttattgatacTACGAGTCAAATAAATATAGGATACAGTTaaatttttgtaatataatttatgtttttttgaaaaatgatgaattttttatTGATACTACGAGTCAAATAAATATAGGATACTGGTCAATGTAATTATTAAGTATAAAATttcaagatattttttttatcaaaaaacttCTAAAGATGTATTTGTGTAAATAAATGTGAATTGAATACGATCAAATATCCAAAAACTCTTTAAACCCgtaataaatagaaaaaaaaaatccaaaataaatgataaattaaGTCGTAACAATCTAAATGTTATTAATACTTTACGCTGATACGAAGCCCGTGAGAAAAACTTGTATTACATGTAACATTCGATCTTGGTTTCACTGCTGGTTCCAAATATGGTGATACCAATATCATCACTCTTTATTAAATGCACATTCAAAAACAttcaaaaattttaagttaTGCAAACACTGTTATGATTTTGCGTTTTATAACTTAGTTTACATGAAAATGATGagtaattttaatttcaaatgtatatggtccgagtggagttTTGAAAACGTTAAGTATGATCCGCAATTTATCGAAAGGAAAAATATCAAACTAACAATATCGCGCAAACGCTAAgtatcatttaagtaattaactccACTAATAATTAAACCACAgctatttgaaaataaaattgataatcTTGAGTAATAGATAACCCCATTACGTTTAATTAGCTGTATACAATTCTCAACCCCAGTTTTCTAAGTCATCTTTTTTGGCTTTATGCTTTAATCTATCTATACTCCATATAAAAGCAAACTACCTATTTCAACCATTCTACCTTTGAAATACCTATTATACCCTCCTACAAACAAATATCTCTTCCACTCTTTTAAGTGATTTCCTGTACTACCCTTCTATCTATTTTCCAATGTCTATCCCTAATCCCCTTTTCTCTTGCTCTCGCCTGAAccctaatataaaaattagtttcaTCTCGACAGCAATCAACATCAACCTACAAAAAAGATTGGTTTCATCTCTCTCTCGC
The sequence above is drawn from the Erigeron canadensis isolate Cc75 chromosome 4, C_canadensis_v1, whole genome shotgun sequence genome and encodes:
- the LOC122596415 gene encoding auxin-responsive protein SAUR36-like, which encodes MKFRGFLIKNRVSSLFRRVYRRSNSFPAAYKRLDQSPTSISKFLKWGCKIKTKAIAMCSKTPNLQGRNPVLERLSSQPRAAVPKGKMAVYVGQKDGDFKRVLVPVIYINHPLFGQLLKEAEEEYGHDHAGGITIPCRFSDFENVKTRIAAVCGCRKMLTWKRR